A segment of the Phocoena sinus isolate mPhoSin1 chromosome 11, mPhoSin1.pri, whole genome shotgun sequence genome:
AAACCTGAAAtttaatatgtggaatctttaattCCAGTAAGTCTATAAGAGATCACAACAGGCCCCATTTTCTAGTGCTTTCCTTAGCAGAGGAGAATGAGATAAGTACATCATGAACCCCTTGACATATTTGTTGTCTTACTGATCTTTTCTCTCTAAGCCTAtattaaacactcaataaatatttgttggacagTATTAAATGAATATGACATTTGGTATTTTGTAGGAATgatctaaaattttttaatcaataaactAGAGGCTTCAAAAGAGTACATCCATATTAAATTATGTAATCatagattttcttaaaatgtggtttttgattttttttctctaaggtaCTGAGTTTTTCATTCTTGACAGCTGATTTCAATACTTTCCCTCATcaagtatttttcctttcatctaaaaatgtcaattttctCTAAGTTTACCTTGAAGCATGACCAAAGACTGTCGAAGGCGGCTGTTTTCTTTCCGGatgtttgttagtttttgtttcagGCCTCTTATTTTTGTGCACAATTCCTCCTTCGACAATTCTGCTAGAGGCTCTTCATCCTCACTGGAGCTCTCACCGGGCAGAAAGGCATTTCCCGAATATGGGTCTCTCTAAAATACAAGGCAGGCACAACAAAAGCATCAGGGCAGCTCCCGTGGTTTATCCTGTGTTCTGGATGCTGCTGGGACTTAATTAGATCTACAGGCTCCTGCTTTTCCAGGAGGGGAGCTGGGCCCTTGCGAGTGATCTAGCCTCAGCTTGGTCCTCCACTATACAGAGGAACTCAGaataaaagaggacatcaaagtTTCACGCACACGTCTCTTTCAAAACAGTGatcaggagcttccctggtggcacagtggttgagagtctgcctgccgatgcaggggacacgggttcgtgccccggtccgggaaggtcccacatgccgcggagcggctgggcccgtgagccatggccgctgagcctgcgcgtccggagactgtgctccgcaacgggagaggccacaacagtgagaggcccgcgtatcgcgaaaaaaacaaacaaaaacaaaaacaaaaaacagtaatcAGGATTCTGACTTTCAGCCTAACTTCAATGAAAAACACAAAGTAGAAAAATAGTATAACAGAGTAGAATCAACCAGACCACCATTCAGATCTTTGTAACTCATCTACGTCCTCCATTTCTCTACCGACACCTCATCCACAGCCTCTTTGTTGAGACTATGCCATGAGGCTAATTTGGGGGTTTATTCcatcagagaaaggagaaagatttACCCAGAACAAAGCACTGACGTCTACCTTttagtttcaaaaatattttttaaggacaGCAGGACAATAGTCCAAAAACGTATGCCTTTGAGTCGTAAAACCCAGGCTTTGTTGAGGCAGAAAAGAATTTTCTCAAATTACTAAGCTGGCCTTTATATTAATCCAAATCTGGAAAATTGGAGCACAGAAGGAAATTTATAAAGATCCAAATCTAGAAGCCTGGAGTATCatgcttataaaaataaactttagggcttccctggtggcgcagtggttgggagtccgcctgccgatgcaggggacacgggtttgtgccccggtccgggaagatcccacatgcaatggagcggctgggcccgtgagccatggccgctgagcctgcgcgtccagagactgtgctccgcaacgggagaggccgtggcggtgagaggcccgcgtaccacaaaaaaataaaaataaaaaaataaactttagaagAGATAAAGGCACATGTACACCagaacacaacattgtgaatcaactacactccaataaaaattttgaaaatagagaGAAATCAAGAAAGTTCCTGCTGAATAGGAAGCGAAGAGACCTCCTGGGGCCAGGCTGAGGAGCAGGAAGGACAGAAAGTCAAATTCCAGTGTCTGCTCTTCCTGCCCCGACCTTTGTGGGGAAGAGAGGTGGATCAACGGGGTCAGGGTAGATGATAGAAACATCCAGATGAATGAGGGGCAGTCCCAGGGCAGCAGGGCCGGCTCCATGCTTCTCAGCACATCATAAATGCCCTAAAGGGGCCCCATGTCCAGCAACATCAGGGCAACACGGCGCCTTCTGGGCCATGGATCAGAAATGGACAAAATTGGTGTCTGAACAAATGGACCAGAGACAGTGTCCAGACTCCCCAGAGCTCATGCAAAGCAGCTGGAGAATCCAGAGGATCCCTGTGTCCCGGTCAGGAACTGGGTAAGTGCTGGGGGAACTGGTGAACAGAGAGGCTACAGGGTGCCAAAACCTTACAGAAGATGGCAGCGGGTCCCAGCACAGCAAACATCAGCAGATGGTGCCAACAGAACCCCCTGGGAGCTGGAGGGAATGCTGTGCCTCAGCAGTAACGGTACTGGACACTAAGGAAACAGGCAGAAGACTTAGAGCCTGGGCAGAAGACCAGCAGTCCCTCCCCAGATGCTGGATGATATGTAAGACTCCTCAAAACTTGAAACACTTCccaggaagaaaacaggaagtgGAGGAGAGTGAGAATCTAGTCTCCATTGAGACTTAAACCCTGAAGTGACTGAAACTATACCAACACCTCAAAGGGATTTTAAACACCAGAACACtctaactgggcttccctggtggcccagtggttaagaatcctcctgccaatgcaggatacacgggttcgagccctggtctgggaagatcccacatgccgcagagcaactaagtccctgcgccacaactactgagcctgtgctctagagcccgcgagagacagctactgaagcccgtgcacttctcctgtgctctgcaacaagagaagccaccaccatgagaagcccgtgtgccgcgacgaagagtagccccctctcccAGCAACCAGAGataagcccgtgcgcagcaacgaagacccaatgcagccaaaaataaaattaaaattaaaaaaagaaagaacactctGTAATTCACTGTCAATGGACAAGTTCaagctttcccccctcccccttttcttaTCTAGCAGGGATGGAGAATTGAAAGCCAGATGAGATCAGTTAtagaaaatacaattatatttttgtaTGATCAGTAATGTATATATTCAACCTCACTCCTTATTTTACAAGTATACAaatctatgtatgtatacatatttcaTTATTCCACGTGTGTgtgacatatataatatatataatggtaATGAAAATTACTATTGTTCTATGTTGGCAAGTAGCTAAAGTACTCATGCTAGATAtataaatctttaataaaaaaacaTGCATTTGGTTAagtagaaacaaaatatttatttaaaaaaactgaaggatGCCTATTGAGATCATAGTTCTATGCAGAGTAATTGGGAAAAATAGAATATATGGTCTAGTTCTTGCAGCAATTTCCCacaagagagaaatgaaatcaagCATAAATCCATTTATAAGCATCATTGGAAGACAAAGTTAATAGACAACAGATTGGGATAAGATATCTGCAAAATCTAAAACCACACGAAACTAATTTCTACAGTAGATATGGTATATGCACCAATCCATAAGAATGGAACAGGAACCCACCAGAATCGACTAAGAAACCCAACAGAAACTATAAAAACTCAATAGAGAAGTGAACAGTGGCAGAGACTGCTGGCTATCACCAGGTATTTGTTCTCCCATTCTTCTACAGTAATAGGTTTTTAGCTCAGCAGATAGGTGTCAGCTAGattacatttcccagacttccGGACAGCTCAGTGTGGCTATGTGACTAAGCTTCCGCCAATCAAATAGGAGTAGAAACAATGTGTACCATTACTGGGTCATGACCTTAGGAGGAATGGGCTGGCCTTCTCCTGCCTGAATTCTATTTTTGTTGGCAGAGACGAAGGCATGCAGGTGGGAGCTGGAGTAGTCACCTTGACCCAGAGACAGAGGCTGTGTGTTCAGGAAGGTAAATGAACAAGATAAGAGGGATCCTCAACATTTTGGCACTGCTACAGCAATCAGGACTGCTCTTGCTATTATGTGAAAGGGAAATAAACTTCCATCTTTATACGCCACTGTGATATTTGGGTCTTTGTTACAGCCTTTACAACATGCATCTTAACTAATGCAGATTTTGGTACCTAGAAGCCGGATACCCAAAACTTGACATATGTTTGAATTACTTATAGAGGTCAGGTTTATGGTCAAAAAGAGCAAAGGTATAACATGCTGGAAGATTGTTGACTCTTGTTAGACCTTGGTGATGACACATTTGGTAAAAACCGTCACGGGCAATGCCTTGGAAGGCACACCATGTGCTTACTGAGACTGGAAAAAGAATGTCTGTGTGTATCAGTGATTTCTTGTCAGTGCTAGCTAGTTTGCAGAAATGGAAGGCTTTCTCCTTCCATCTGCATTTAGAATGTAGCATGCAATTTAAACTGAGTCCAGTAATGTTAAATCTTCAaggtttgaaaaaaaatgaatgacgTCTACATCTAAATTGTAAGAGATAAGAAAAAAGCCTGTGAACTCAAGCTTCGCAAGAGCTTCTCTTTAAGTGTTCTCTGCCAGACACTGAAATCCATCCCAACGGTAAGCCTCAGCTTCAGTGCATTATCTTCAAGCTTTTTGTTTCATATGGCAATTAAGTCACTGCCAAAAGTTGGAGAGAAAAGAGGCTGAGCAGCCGTAATAAAAGAGGAGAGGTTTCAGGCTTATTTATGACCAAATAAGATCTCTGGCTGTAGCTACTTGCAATGAAACCAAACAGAAAGAAATAGTCTGGAAAGTTATTAAGTTTTTGAGAAACACAAGTTGCAAAAGAAACCATACTACTGGCCTGCTAGAGCAGGTGACTATTTTGCCCTCAAGGAACCACTGGACAACCCTCCCCCTCCAAAACCTGCACCAGCAAATTGAAACAAGATATCATTTTCTCCCATCAATTGCCAAATATATGAAATAAGGACATAAATGCTAAGTGTTGGCAGGGAAGCACAACATGGAATCCCTTATGCACTGCTGCTGGGCATGTGGACTGATATGGACATTCTGGAAAGCAATTTCATTGCCATATGAAAGCCATTACTCACCCTTCTAAGTGTTTATTCCAGAGACATTCTCACGCTGTTTCTTAAATGGACATGTATGCGGacatttattttgtcattgtttGTAGTACCAAGATGCTGGAGGAAATCTAGGTTTTCATCATTGGAGGGAAAGGATAAGTAAAATGATGCTATGCCTTTGTTAGACACAACGTATCATATATAATAGCAATATATGTTAAAAACAGTGCTGATTGAAAAATCAAACAGATTGAGCTATATATTATGATACCAATGTACACTACTAAATGATGTGTGAAATGATGGAGCCATAAAGTTGTACAGGGCAGCGTGATTTGTAAACAGgaaaaagattggaaacaagCCATATCCATGCTAGGGGACAGTGGGTGATGatgtacaaaagagaaaattctttaTATACTAACGGAAAGATTGTCAGAATGCATTAAGTATAAAAGCAATGTACCAAGCAGCCTATCTAGCAAGTTACTTTTTGTGCAAAGAGGGAATAAGAATATCTATATTCATATTGCTTTATTTGAACAAAGAAACAGTGGGAGGATAAACAAGAAAGCCATAAATGTGGTTACATGTGGGTAGGAGGGCCAGAGTCAGGAACAGGGCGGGTGGGGACAGCTGTGTGGGAGACTTTTCACACACATGCTATgtagatatacagatatataatttttaggcttttgatttttttattactcaaaacttcattttaaatttagcttTCTGACTCTGTGCTTGTGCCTTCAACACTTTCACAAGGATTTTCTGCCCCTCCGTAGGAAAGCATATGTGACCGGTCATGGATGTGCTTAGCAGACATGGACCCACCATGGGCCCGGCTGACATGTTTCGTTTCAGGAAACCTCATAAGAACGTTAGGTCTCACAGCAACAACTTCTCAAAGTCGGCCTGGGCACATTCCACATGCAGATTTTGGTGCTTTCCCAACCTTCTGGGTTTAAGAGTAAACAATTCTATTGCCAGGGGTTCAGGACAGCCTCATTTTGTCAGAGGCCGTGTTGTGGGGCAGCCTAGGATGTGCGGCATGCCAGATGCTGGACCGTTCTCAGTGCCTCCAGACACTATCCCAGGAgagtaaaatatattctaaaccATGAGAATGTacagtatgtattttaaaaattaaacgaAAATACATGCACGTAAGCACTCCATGTATTACAAagacacacaaataaaaaataaaggataaacaGGTGGATAGTTTGTCCAAAGTGTAAGAGGAGAATGGGAGTGGGGAATTCAGatcaaaaaggaataaatgaataaatacaaataagaaaGGGGCCCTGGCCAAACCTGTGATGAGGATGGGCTGCAAACtggagtcaaaaaaaaaaaaagcagtaaattcTAGAAGaggtgttccaatttctccagtggttttgggaggaaaagaatattttctgacAGTTTGCTGATCTTTAATGTCCCAGGATATCAAAGAAAGTTTGGACAATGTATAATTGGCCACACTTCAATAGAAGCTGGTAAAATGGCTTGTGAATATGTTTCTAATTCAACTTGCTTAACGTTAGAAAGAGAACATGAAATTTTATTCCTTCAGTTGAATAAAGAATTAAAGGGAAGAATCTATGAATACAAGAGGGGGAAATGCACTAATAAATTGTGAAAAGAATTATGGAATTATGGCAGAGCAAGGGAAGAAAGTACCACCACAACAACAGCACACCAACCTGCCCTTTATCCAGGTCACTGTTCGCATTCTCTGAGTCCATCGTCTCcgtccttttcctctttccttttctaagaGCTTGGGTATTGGTAATTTCCTCTGTTTGCAAGATCTTCTGCATTTTCTTAGTTAGTTACCAAAGGTTTTCTGAAATTGTAGGAGGAGGGAATGCCCATGAGATGGTGCTACTCTGGACGTAGTCCAAAAGTTaatgtttttccttaaaatgaaaaacaaacaaaaggatcCATAATATGTTTACAACTGTATGTTTCATAAAGGGACTAGCCACTCAAGTAAATTATTTTACTCAATACTTCCTGTCATTCTTTCTCCCACTGGCTAATTCAGGACACACTTTCACTTGGTTCAAAATCATGAGGATAACATGTTTCCAGAACGTGGGATACAGGAAGTTGtcatttataaaatcaaatagtatacactttttccatcttttcaagttttttcttGTCAATCAGTTATGAGGAGtctaaaaaacaaagtagaaaccTTGTAAAATTATGCAAATGATTTGAGGACTGAAGTTATATAACTTTAGGAAAAAGACATTAATAATAGCAGAtctagggtcttccctggtggtccagtggtaaagaatccacctttcaatgcaggggatgtgggttcgatccctggtcagggaactaagatcccacaggccgcgcggcaactaagcccacacaccacaactactgagctcacgcacctcaactagagagcctgcatgccacaaactacagagcccacgagccctggagcctgtgcaccacaactagagaagagaaaacctggtcgccacaactagagagaagcccacgtgcctcaacgaagagCCTGGGCACCTCAACGGAGATCCCGCAGGCCTCattgaagatcctgcgtgccgcaactaagagccgaagcagccaaagataaataaaataaataaatgaaaataataaataaatctttaaaaaaaaatagcagatcTCATCAGGACAAAAAATATTCCAAGGGAGATCAATAAGAATGGCCTAgaaatttgttctgttttttttctgaaaactctAAAGTTTTGAGATGGAAGATTTTCTTTGGTGTAAACTTAAGAGTAGCaccataaagaatgaaaaaaaatctcaaaggcAACAatgcatttcattaaaattttaaggtaGAATCATTTTTTCAAAACCTGATAAAACAGATGATAGTTTTTAGGTTTAATAGTTTTGAAATGATCAAATCTAGCTTTTGCTGTGTATGGATGATTCAACACTTTTGGtcatagcatctttttttttttttttaatatttatttatctgcctgtgctgggtcttagttgcggcacgcaggatctttcttgctgcgtgcgggatcttcattgtggcatgtgggatctagttccctgaccagggattgaacccaggcccactgcattgggagcatggagtcttagctacgggaccacgagggaagtccctgtagcatCCTTATTACTTGCATATGTTGGTTTGTTTtcatgaaaagatatttaattgtaaataataaaactttacaGAAGAGACTAGCTTAAAGGGAGTTCGACAAATATGTGGATTGTTGAGTAGAAGGTAACTATACTCTTTACCAAATTACACCAAGTAATCCTTTTAGAAAATATGGTTCTTTTACCTATTTTAAGAGAAATTCATTATTCTCTACTCCaagcataaaattatatttagtcTTTCCAAGATTGCTTGTTGTGACTTTTGGAAAACTTACTTTATGTTTTCAAATACATGAATAGTGCTTCAGCTAACACACGGGACTGGACTGTAATATCTAACTCACAAATATCAGAGGTCTTACTTAGTATCaagctttattaataatttcaaaGATACAAGCAATCAAAAGCACAGGCAGAATGGGGAGGTCTAGGACATCCTGgctttgtaggttcttccttctAGAATAAGAGGTGAGGCCTCTAACTGAGGTTTGGGGGTCACCTCACACAGTGGGTGTGTTTAAGTCATGACACTTCTCCATTTTATACCTCAGAGTTGTACAGCTTGCATGACCTTCTCTAGGGAGTTATAAATCCATAGATCCTAGGTATGTTTGCCATAGGCAATTTTAAATCAGGGATACACAGTTAAGAGCATTCCATAGACAAAAACTCCACTTGTAGCAAATATCATTCATCTGTTTACTCAGAGCAAGGTCAACACACATTTTCTGTGAAGCGTCAGATAgtacatattttaggctttgcaggccaaggGGCAAAATCAAGGATATTATGTAGGTACTTataagcaagaagaaaataaatcttcacaaaatttttattcataaaattgaAACTATACTACTAATAATTGAGTATAACTTTTTGTCAGACAGGCCTACAAATGagactggaatttaaaaaatatcttgtttAATTAGGGTTCAAAGTGTTCCCTACCATCAGAATTAATGGCAAATTCTCACTTGCCAATGCTGACCCATTATGAGATTTTATgaattttgtgaccttgggttaggcaatgatttcatagatatgacaacaaaaatgttattttcacaaatgataccatcaagaaagtaaataCAACTTACACAATGGaaggaaatatatgaaaatagatCTTACAAGGGACATGAATacaagatatataaagaactcttacaacacaataataaaaagacaaatgctccagttttttaaatggacaaaggatttaaaCAGACATcacttcaaagaagatatataaatagcaaataagcacaGGAAATGAGGCTTAGTATCATTAATCactacataaatgttcataaaaactgcaatgagaggcccctTCATATGCACTaagatgactataataaaaaaagacacaaaacaaaaagttttggtaaagatgtggagaaattggaacccttatatcttgctggtgggattgtaaaatagTGCAGGCATTTTGGAAAATTCTGGCAGCTCTAAAAGTTAAATATTATGTCATCATATTACACATCAATTTCATTCCTacgtatatacccaagagaagtgaaagcatacatccatacaaaaacttgtacacaaaccTTCATAGCAGTATTAGCCATAATAGCTaagaagtggaaaaaaaacaaatgtctatcaactcatgaatagataaataaaatgtggtgcaTCCTTACAGTGAAACGTGATTCagcaataagaagaaatgaagttctgatacatgccacaacataaATGAGCCCTGGGAATTTTATGCTAAGTGTAAAACATCAGTCCCCAAAGATCACacattgcatgattccatttatgtgaaatgtcaaGAATTGTCAAacttatagagacagaaaacagattagtggtttctTAGGAGTGAGAGATTGGGGGATTGGGGGAGGAATGCCTGCTAATGGGTTTCTTTCAATGGGGAcaaaaacgttttttaaaaattggattgtgGTGTTTGTTGCACAAACCCtgtgaataaacaaacaaacaaatgaaaaaccatTGAAATATGTACTTCAAATGGGTGAATTGCATGTGAATAATATTTCAatacaactatttaaaaaatacataataggttcaaatattttctgcaaaGTACCTTCtgatgaataataaaatgaataactgtAGGCTTTAAGGACCTTACATTTTCTCAAGTTTtgtaaaaatttccaacaaacattTCTCCTGCTCCACACACATTTTTATCCACCATCAATTGTATCAAGTCTTAGCAGATTCCACCCAGGTTGtactgaattagtgttttctcaACCGTTTTGGAAATATTCTCTCCCACAGTTGTTTCACAGGCTATTTATAATGGCTAATTTGTGAGTCACTCTAAATTAATCAGCAATTACTTCTCAAATAAATAAGAACTGAGCAATATCAGTAACACCTGTTGATTTGTCAAGCGCCAAGAAAAACTCAGTCATTTGCCGTGTGTTTTAATTATGTTGCTCCTGATGTCCTCATTCCTTTGAATAACTGTTTTTGCTGAAAGGCAAATAGTCTTaagtaagtttatttttctctgggcACATGCCTTAAGCTACTGCAATAAAACACGATTTAATTAACTCACTATTGGTAAATGGCTTTCCTTAATTGGCTAACAAACAAACCACCCAGAAACTTATTTTGGTTACAGACTCATTTTTGTGAAGAAACTCTGCTgtgatatttcatttaaaaatttctaattgtTGTGACTTGTCCTGTGAGTTGGATGAATGCTGAGTTTGGTAATGtgacatatatatgtttttttttttaagcacagcTATAGTGTCAGTGTATAATACACACAATGCTTTGCCATCTAGTTTGGTgacaaaataatccacatgccactCTGCTTTAAAAGCACTAAgtcaaattttctctttcttttcttgctttggCATGACTGGCATACACTggtagtaaaaaaataaaatgcagtgtcATACAATGGTATGACGATATGCACGACACTAAAACAATGTCAAATTATTACAATGGCATCACTGTGGTTTGTGCTGCACTGAGCGGGCTACCCcgtgtggtctctgtcacaactactcagctctgcccttgCACCATGAAAGCACACAGGCAATCTGTAAACACAGCAGTGTGGatgtgctccaataaaactttacctgTGGACACTGAAACTTGAATTTTATACAGTTTTCACATGTCATGATTATGCTATTCTTATATTGgtttttttcaactatttaaaactataaaaaacattcttagcttaCAGGCTGTACAGAAACAGGAGGCAGGCAGAAGGGCAGCAGCTTGCTGAACCCTGACCTAGGGGCTCAGTTATCACAttgaaaaggaattcagatgtGTCACATGCTTCCTTTTCTGTCATCCTCATTTCTCTTCCTGGCAAGCTTCTGTACAACCGCTTTAACTTCTTTCTCCCCAGTGCCTTACTTCACTGCACATTGTTACTAAACATTTAGAGCAGTACTTGAGAGACACAATATATAGCCAGTTAGATCCTACAGCAAATTGTTATTATTTGATAAAAGTGGATTTTGCCAGATTTAACTGGTCACCATCACTAAATAATAAGTATTATTTAGTGATGGTAACAGAGCCAGAGTCCTGGTTCACAGGGGTTGCTGATAAGcccagggtgggagaggggagactgGGAAGTTACTgattaatgggtatagagttcagttttgcaagatgaaaagcgGTCTGGAGacggatgatggtgatggtgacggttgcacaacaatgtgaatgtactttagGCCcttgaactatacacttaaaatggttaagatgtaaatttgatgttatgtgtttttaccacaataaaaaagtttgcaaaaatacagattttgtaATATCCTAACTGTACTAAAATTTTCTCCTGCTGATATGATTTCATTAAAGAGCAAATCCTCAAGTTTCTTCACAAACACACAATTCATTCAAGACCAACCAGAATGGACATATCAGACCTCTTTTAGAAGCTCTACTTTTCAGTAGATTTCAGGTCACTGTTCTTACATCCACAGACAGGTGGGTCAAAGTTTGTACTACCTGCCAATTAGCAAATTCAGAATGGGTATTATGAATATGGCTCTATAATAAACACTACTAGTTCCTATAGCTGGTAAAAAAATTTACCATGGAG
Coding sequences within it:
- the BEND6 gene encoding BEN domain-containing protein 6 isoform X2, whose amino-acid sequence is MQKILQTEEITNTQALRKGKRKRTETMDSENANSDLDKGQRDPYSGNAFLPGESSSEDEEPLAELSKEELCTKIRGLKQKLTNIRKENSRLRQSLVMLQVQD